In Niallia sp. FSL W8-0635, one genomic interval encodes:
- a CDS encoding GNAT family N-acetyltransferase, producing MSVKLEKILQEYWEEIATIYRLGIQSRHATFETSVPDWEKWSSSKDLSSSFVLVDEEVNRVIGWAAISKVSNRRVYQGVGEHSVYLHPDYHRKGYGRFLLEKLIEHSESNGYWTLQSGIFPENIASIQLHKSCGFRSVGIREKIGKLDGEWRDVVLMERRSMKY from the coding sequence ATGAGCGTAAAGCTTGAGAAGATTTTGCAGGAGTATTGGGAAGAGATAGCAACTATCTATAGATTGGGCATTCAATCCAGACATGCAACATTTGAGACTAGTGTTCCAGATTGGGAGAAGTGGAGCAGTAGTAAAGATTTATCTTCAAGCTTTGTTTTAGTGGATGAAGAAGTGAATAGAGTGATTGGTTGGGCTGCTATCAGCAAAGTATCGAATCGCAGGGTGTATCAAGGAGTTGGAGAGCATAGTGTTTATCTGCATCCGGATTATCATCGTAAAGGATATGGGAGATTTTTATTAGAAAAATTAATTGAACATTCTGAATCAAATGGCTACTGGACACTACAATCAGGTATTTTTCCAGAAAATATTGCAAGTATCCAGCTCCATAAAAGCTGTGGATTTAGAAGTGTTGGGATTCGTGAAAAAATTGGAAAGCTAGACGGTGAGTGGAGAGATGTAGTATTGATGGAAAGAAGAAGTATGAAATATTGA
- a CDS encoding sigma-70 family RNA polymerase sigma factor: MEKQERDKLLTNAMDAYGHYLTRLAYALVKDKEKAEDIVQEVFIRYYLHLDQFEGRSSVKTYLYRITVNECRNYFKSWAFRKIEVSKIVSTFLIEKETPEEAYLKQEDKSYIAALLNKLPTKYKEVIWLYYYAELSVKEISDILNCSSNTVKTRLARGRKKAQLTISEEETDHVKKR, encoded by the coding sequence TTGGAAAAGCAAGAAAGAGATAAATTGCTTACAAACGCGATGGATGCCTACGGTCACTATTTAACACGGCTTGCTTATGCTCTTGTAAAGGACAAAGAAAAAGCCGAGGATATTGTGCAGGAAGTGTTCATCCGTTATTACTTACACCTGGATCAATTTGAGGGCAGATCTAGCGTTAAAACATATTTATACCGGATAACCGTAAATGAATGCAGAAATTATTTTAAAAGCTGGGCCTTTCGAAAAATAGAAGTATCCAAGATTGTTAGTACTTTTCTTATTGAAAAAGAGACTCCTGAAGAAGCTTATTTAAAACAAGAAGACAAATCGTATATTGCTGCCTTGCTTAATAAACTTCCAACGAAATATAAGGAAGTAATATGGTTATATTATTATGCTGAATTATCCGTTAAAGAAATTAGCGATATATTAAACTGTTCCAGTAACACAGTAAAAACTAGACTAGCAAGAGGACGAAAAAAAGCCCAATTAACAATTAGTGAGGAGGAGACGGACCATGTCAAAAAACGTTAA
- a CDS encoding permease has protein sequence MWYEVLKSFIWLVIELTALFIIVSFIISLLQGFIRYDKVKGWMKKAPPIVSALIAVLFAFITPFCSCSTIPIVVNLLRNNIRFSTVMIFLFSSPVLDPTILTVMTVLMGWKVALYYTLITTILSIILGFVLEKWGFEKEVKNVIIKNALQEEKGFNLRNTFSEILTLMKTVYPFLIIGAGIGAVIGGVVPTEFVATYLGGENWWLVPLAAIIGIPLYIRLSSMIPISQILIAKGMALGPVMAMMISSAGASLPELSLLNSIFKRKLVFAFVLSVISMSTISGFLFYFI, from the coding sequence ATGTGGTATGAGGTATTGAAAAGCTTTATATGGCTTGTAATTGAATTAACAGCTCTATTCATTATTGTTTCTTTTATTATAAGCCTTCTTCAAGGATTTATCCGTTACGATAAGGTGAAGGGATGGATGAAAAAGGCACCTCCTATTGTTAGTGCTTTAATTGCTGTGCTTTTTGCCTTTATCACACCTTTTTGTTCCTGTTCGACAATACCAATTGTCGTAAATCTACTGAGAAATAATATTCGTTTTAGTACGGTAATGATTTTCCTTTTCTCATCTCCGGTTCTAGACCCGACTATTTTAACAGTGATGACCGTTTTAATGGGTTGGAAAGTAGCGCTTTATTATACGTTGATTACAACGATTCTTTCGATTATTCTCGGGTTTGTGCTGGAAAAATGGGGATTTGAAAAAGAAGTGAAAAATGTCATCATTAAAAATGCTCTTCAGGAAGAAAAGGGATTTAACTTAAGAAATACGTTTTCGGAAATTCTGACATTAATGAAAACTGTTTATCCATTTCTGATCATTGGGGCAGGGATTGGAGCGGTGATAGGGGGAGTCGTACCAACGGAGTTCGTGGCAACATACCTTGGAGGGGAAAACTGGTGGTTGGTTCCACTAGCAGCGATTATCGGAATTCCTTTATACATTCGATTATCATCGATGATTCCAATTTCCCAGATTCTTATTGCAAAAGGCATGGCACTTGGACCGGTTATGGCGATGATGATTAGTTCAGCAGGAGCTAGCCTTCCAGAATTAAGTTTATTAAATAGTATCTTTAAGCGAAAATTAGTGTTTGCGTTTGTTTTATCGGTTATCTCGATGTCTACGATTTCAGGCTTTTTGTTTTATTTTATATAG
- a CDS encoding MarR family winged helix-turn-helix transcriptional regulator, with protein sequence MENLREVLQITMRRFGVLDKNCCSIGNTEISLVQSHILYEIDKRNNPSMQEIAEVIGMDITTFSRQIQSLVKMELVNKQQSMNDKRVYVLQLTMQGKAIATSIDNQMNQYLDEVFSFMTDFEKDMVIRSLKLLNSSMAKSTMCCHPVK encoded by the coding sequence ATGGAAAATCTCCGCGAGGTTTTACAAATTACCATGAGAAGATTCGGGGTGCTTGATAAAAATTGTTGTTCCATTGGCAATACGGAAATATCCCTTGTCCAAAGCCACATTTTATATGAAATTGATAAAAGAAATAATCCGTCGATGCAAGAAATCGCAGAGGTAATTGGAATGGATATTACCACCTTTAGCAGGCAAATTCAATCTTTAGTAAAAATGGAGTTAGTGAATAAGCAACAGTCAATGAATGATAAAAGAGTATATGTACTCCAATTAACAATGCAAGGAAAAGCCATTGCGACTTCTATTGATAATCAAATGAATCAATATTTAGATGAAGTTTTTTCCTTTATGACAGACTTTGAAAAGGATATGGTAATCCGTTCGTTAAAATTATTAAATAGTTCCATGGCTAAAAGTACTATGTGCTGTCACCCGGTTAAGTAA
- a CDS encoding cyclopropane-fatty-acyl-phospholipid synthase family protein, whose translation MFEKTVYKSILSNSFTIPVKVTYWDGKTTVYGNGNPTVELIFKKPIRIKDIYNNASLALGEAYMDEKIEIKGSIKDLIASAYENASSFMQSNKFRKFIPKQSHTKTKSREDVQNHYDIGNDFYNIWLDRSMTYSCAYFKNSEDTLETAQQNKVDHILKKLNLSPGQHLLDIGCGWGNLIFTAVQDYQVKATGITLSQEQYDYVVQMAKEKGISDSVTVHLMDYRDLKDVTFDRITSVGMFEHVGKENLQAYFQQVHYLLKDDGAALIHGISRQQGGATNAWINKYIFPGGYIPGVAELVSHMTTENLQLVDLESLRRHYQKTLEMWHANFITHLDEIRKTKDERFIRMWNLYLQACAASFKASNIDVIQYLLVKKSSNQLPMTRG comes from the coding sequence GTGTTTGAAAAGACTGTATATAAATCTATTTTAAGCAATTCCTTCACCATTCCTGTAAAGGTTACTTATTGGGATGGAAAGACGACTGTTTATGGTAATGGTAACCCCACAGTAGAGCTTATTTTTAAAAAACCTATTCGGATTAAAGACATTTACAACAACGCGTCACTAGCTTTAGGAGAAGCGTATATGGATGAAAAAATAGAAATAAAGGGGAGTATCAAGGACTTAATTGCTTCTGCCTATGAAAATGCATCCAGCTTTATGCAAAGTAATAAGTTTAGAAAGTTTATTCCCAAACAGTCCCATACAAAAACGAAGAGTAGAGAAGATGTACAAAATCATTACGATATTGGCAATGATTTTTATAACATTTGGTTAGATCGTTCCATGACCTATTCATGTGCCTATTTCAAGAATTCTGAAGACACTTTAGAAACGGCACAGCAAAATAAAGTGGATCATATCTTAAAAAAATTAAATCTCTCTCCTGGCCAGCACCTTTTAGACATTGGCTGTGGGTGGGGGAATCTTATTTTTACTGCTGTACAAGACTATCAGGTAAAGGCAACCGGCATCACTTTAAGCCAAGAACAGTATGACTATGTAGTGCAAATGGCAAAAGAAAAAGGAATATCGGATAGTGTAACCGTCCATTTAATGGATTATCGTGATTTAAAGGACGTTACATTCGATCGTATCACTAGCGTGGGGATGTTTGAGCATGTGGGAAAGGAAAATCTTCAAGCTTACTTCCAACAAGTACACTATTTGTTAAAAGATGATGGTGCTGCCTTAATCCATGGAATTTCTCGCCAACAAGGAGGGGCAACCAACGCGTGGATAAATAAATATATTTTCCCTGGGGGTTATATTCCTGGTGTTGCGGAGCTTGTTAGCCATATGACAACAGAAAATCTGCAATTAGTAGATTTAGAAAGTCTTCGCCGCCATTATCAAAAAACATTAGAAATGTGGCATGCAAACTTTATCACTCATCTAGATGAAATTCGCAAAACAAAGGATGAACGCTTTATTCGGATGTGGAATCTATACTTACAAGCATGCGCCGCTTCATTCAAAGCAAGCAATATTGATGTCATCCAATATTTACTCGTTAAAAAAAGCAGCAACCAATTGCCGATGACAAGAGGGTAG
- a CDS encoding NAD(P)/FAD-dependent oxidoreductase translates to MNVLDCVIIGAGPAGMSAALMLGRAKRNIVVLDDGTNRNRVSHESHGFITRDGISPQMFKELGIHDLLKYPSISYFKATVTDVEKVSGKGGLLLVKTKNQDEYLTEKLILATGVQEVIPVPNARQYYGKSLFSCPYCDGWELKDQALIVIAHTEAQALHMGKLIYHWSKDLVIATNGAAVSAKTKEIFQNRNIPIITEPVKNLLGENGYLQQIEFKSGKRIARTGGFIVPSYYRSNQFVEQLGLEVHPNGVVVTDGSGRTTCKNVYVAGEAEKAGASTILMSAADGSKTAVAVNTDLMVERF, encoded by the coding sequence ATGAATGTTCTTGATTGCGTAATTATTGGTGCAGGTCCAGCGGGAATGAGTGCAGCGCTTATGCTAGGGAGAGCTAAGCGGAATATCGTTGTATTGGATGATGGGACGAATCGAAATAGGGTTAGTCATGAATCCCATGGTTTTATTACAAGAGATGGGATAAGTCCTCAGATGTTTAAAGAATTAGGCATACATGATTTATTGAAATATCCAAGCATTTCTTATTTTAAAGCGACGGTAACGGACGTTGAAAAGGTAAGTGGGAAAGGCGGGCTACTGCTTGTCAAAACAAAGAATCAAGACGAATACTTAACAGAAAAGCTAATTTTAGCGACAGGTGTCCAAGAGGTAATTCCTGTTCCAAATGCAAGGCAATATTATGGGAAGAGTCTATTCAGTTGTCCGTACTGTGATGGATGGGAGTTAAAGGATCAAGCTCTCATTGTTATTGCCCATACGGAAGCACAAGCCTTACATATGGGGAAATTAATTTACCATTGGTCAAAGGATTTAGTAATCGCAACAAATGGAGCAGCTGTTTCAGCGAAAACAAAAGAGATTTTTCAGAACCGAAATATTCCTATAATAACAGAACCGGTAAAAAATCTATTAGGGGAAAATGGGTATCTTCAGCAAATAGAATTTAAATCTGGGAAAAGAATCGCAAGAACAGGTGGTTTTATTGTTCCTTCTTATTATCGTTCCAATCAATTTGTGGAGCAGCTTGGATTGGAAGTTCACCCTAATGGAGTAGTAGTAACAGATGGATCTGGTCGCACCACCTGTAAAAATGTTTATGTAGCAGGAGAAGCAGAAAAAGCAGGTGCCTCCACTATTCTCATGTCCGCAGCAGACGGAAGTAAGACCGCAGTTGCAGTGAATACAGACCTTATGGTGGAGCGCTTTTAA
- a CDS encoding DNA-3-methyladenine glycosylase I — protein sequence METRCAWANSSDLMREYHDKEWCVPNDNDQYLFEMLVLEGAQAGLSWSIVLKKREAYRKAFHHFDLEYCANLTELEMEDIRLNTDVVKHPLKIKSVKSNALAIMDIQKEYGSFASFLWSYVDGKPIISNWQYDSQIPAQSELSIKVSKDLKKRGFKFVGPVTIYSYLQAIGIVNDHIITCTFHKNK from the coding sequence ATGGAAACTAGATGCGCCTGGGCAAATTCCAGTGATTTGATGCGAGAATATCATGATAAAGAGTGGTGTGTTCCGAACGATAATGATCAATATTTGTTTGAAATGTTAGTCTTAGAAGGTGCGCAAGCAGGGTTATCTTGGTCTATTGTGTTAAAGAAGAGAGAAGCTTACAGGAAAGCTTTTCATCATTTCGATTTAGAATACTGTGCAAATCTGACAGAATTAGAAATGGAAGATATCCGATTGAATACGGATGTTGTTAAACACCCATTGAAGATTAAATCGGTTAAAAGCAATGCTTTAGCTATTATGGACATCCAAAAAGAATATGGCAGCTTTGCTTCATTTTTATGGTCCTATGTAGATGGAAAACCAATCATATCCAACTGGCAGTATGATAGCCAAATTCCAGCACAAAGTGAGCTGTCTATAAAAGTAAGTAAAGATTTGAAAAAGAGAGGCTTCAAATTTGTAGGACCCGTAACTATCTATTCCTATCTTCAAGCAATAGGAATAGTCAACGACCATATTATCACTTGCACCTTTCATAAGAATAAGTGA
- a CDS encoding GNAT family N-acetyltransferase encodes MRNLTITLAFYEEKYIPELENYLLSGEQLYYTSIPLDALELCLVEEERYPIVILKDGTVTGFFVLHGWEGVKDYSENRDAILLRAYSIHHSYQGQGIGRESMEQLFPFIKEQFPVKNEVILAVNVHNIRAQYVYKKAGFEDTGRKVMGKKGALIIFSREVL; translated from the coding sequence GTGAGAAATTTGACGATAACATTAGCATTTTACGAAGAAAAATATATACCGGAGCTAGAAAACTATCTTTTATCGGGGGAACAGCTATATTATACAAGTATCCCTCTTGACGCATTAGAACTATGTTTAGTAGAAGAGGAGCGCTACCCTATCGTTATATTAAAAGATGGTACGGTTACTGGCTTTTTTGTCCTTCATGGATGGGAGGGAGTAAAAGATTATAGTGAGAACAGGGATGCCATTCTTTTACGAGCTTATTCTATTCATCATTCCTATCAGGGTCAGGGAATTGGAAGAGAATCAATGGAACAGTTATTTCCTTTTATAAAAGAACAGTTTCCAGTTAAAAATGAAGTGATTTTGGCCGTAAATGTGCATAACATTCGTGCACAATATGTTTATAAAAAAGCGGGATTTGAGGATACTGGAAGAAAGGTAATGGGAAAAAAAGGGGCACTCATCATTTTTAGCCGAGAAGTATTATGA
- the hflX gene encoding GTPase HflX has translation MEERQKAIVVGVHYDKKEDFSNSMEELAQLAEACDIEVVGEVTQKLDRVHSGHYIGKGKLQELAVLLDEKDVEIVLFNDELSPSQVRNLEEATNCRIIDRTVLILDIFAQRAKTKEAMLQVEIAKLQYMLPRLAGLGESLGRQGGGSGLINRGSGETKLELDRRRIEDKISRLHKELDTLVVQRQNQRKMRKKKEMPSIALVGYTNAGKSTLMNVLMEKYQAAAEKKVFEKNMLFATLETSVRNITLSNNKSFLLTDTVGFISKLPHQLVKAFRSTLEEVAEADLLIHVVDYSNPNYKEQINVTEKTLKELGAENIPTIYAFNKVDLANGEVSMAGTEAVYLSAKKQIGINELVEAITQNIFKQYISCEMNIPYDKGNILSYLKEKANILSTEYKEDGVTISIECREEDYNRYQEYVI, from the coding sequence ATGGAAGAAAGACAAAAAGCGATAGTAGTAGGTGTTCATTATGATAAGAAAGAAGACTTTTCAAATTCGATGGAAGAGCTCGCTCAATTAGCAGAGGCTTGTGATATAGAAGTAGTTGGTGAAGTAACACAGAAATTAGATCGGGTTCATTCAGGTCACTATATTGGAAAGGGAAAGCTTCAGGAATTAGCGGTATTGCTAGATGAGAAGGATGTGGAAATAGTTCTTTTCAATGATGAGCTATCGCCTTCCCAAGTTCGTAATTTAGAAGAAGCTACAAATTGCCGAATTATTGATCGAACAGTATTGATTTTAGACATTTTTGCCCAAAGAGCAAAGACAAAAGAAGCGATGCTACAGGTGGAAATTGCAAAATTGCAATATATGCTTCCTCGGTTAGCAGGTTTAGGCGAATCATTAGGACGCCAAGGAGGAGGATCTGGACTCATAAATAGAGGGTCTGGGGAAACAAAGTTAGAATTAGATCGAAGACGAATTGAGGACAAAATCAGTCGATTGCATAAGGAGTTGGATACACTTGTTGTCCAACGTCAGAATCAACGAAAAATGAGAAAAAAGAAAGAAATGCCAAGTATTGCACTAGTTGGCTATACGAACGCTGGAAAGTCGACCTTAATGAATGTGCTGATGGAAAAATACCAAGCTGCGGCAGAGAAAAAAGTGTTCGAAAAGAATATGTTGTTTGCGACACTTGAAACATCTGTCCGAAATATTACTTTATCAAATAATAAATCCTTTTTATTAACAGATACAGTCGGATTCATTAGCAAATTGCCGCACCAATTAGTAAAAGCATTCAGGTCCACTTTAGAGGAAGTGGCAGAAGCAGATTTGCTTATCCATGTTGTAGATTATTCTAATCCGAATTATAAAGAGCAAATAAATGTTACAGAAAAGACTCTAAAAGAGCTCGGTGCAGAGAATATCCCGACTATATATGCCTTTAATAAGGTGGATTTAGCAAATGGCGAAGTTTCAATGGCAGGAACAGAGGCAGTCTACCTTTCTGCGAAAAAACAAATCGGAATAAATGAGCTAGTTGAAGCCATTACTCAAAATATCTTTAAACAGTATATTTCCTGTGAAATGAATATCCCATATGATAAAGGAAATATCTTATCTTATTTAAAGGAAAAGGCAAACATCCTATCAACAGAATACAAGGAAGATGGAGTAACCATTTCGATTGAATGCAGAGAAGAAGACTATAATAGATATCAAGAATACGTAATTTAA
- a CDS encoding GNAT family N-acetyltransferase, with amino-acid sequence MTITTINQTNREKVKLFFQAHWGSPEMVLSTGIYDCSTLEGCMVCNETQEIIGLITYIIRDSECEIISLDSLIEGKGIGTTLLNMVEEIAGKMGCNKIKLITTNDNLLALKFYQKRGYYFSELLVGAVKEARKIKPEIPLLGNDGIPIRDEIVLVKKLADNVQ; translated from the coding sequence ATGACCATAACAACCATTAACCAAACGAATCGTGAAAAAGTAAAGTTGTTTTTTCAAGCTCATTGGGGGAGTCCAGAAATGGTACTTTCCACTGGTATATACGACTGTAGCACCCTAGAAGGATGCATGGTATGTAATGAAACGCAAGAAATTATTGGCCTGATTACCTATATAATAAGAGATTCAGAGTGCGAAATTATCTCTTTAGACAGCTTAATAGAGGGAAAAGGTATTGGTACAACACTTCTAAATATGGTGGAAGAGATAGCTGGAAAAATGGGTTGTAACAAAATCAAACTAATCACAACAAATGATAATTTATTAGCATTAAAGTTTTATCAAAAAAGAGGCTATTACTTTTCAGAATTGTTAGTGGGTGCAGTAAAAGAGGCCAGAAAAATAAAACCAGAGATTCCTCTCCTTGGAAATGACGGCATTCCTATTAGAGATGAAATAGTGCTTGTAAAGAAGTTAGCAGATAACGTACAATAA